The sequence CGAAGCGCGCGCGGTCGATCAGAATCCATTGGCGGGGCGAGACGAGGAGTACCCAGCGCGGCGGGCGGGCCAGCGTGAAGATGTCCCGCGAGATCAGCGCCTGCCAGTTGGCCTTGCCCTCGGTGATACGCTTGCTCATGGCCTCCGGCAGTGGGGTTTCATCACGGCCCGCGCTGGTGGTGCGGTACTGGGCAGGATGTGGCTGTGTCTCCAGCGGATCGCCTTCGGCGGTGTCTTTCGAGAAGGCTTCGACGACCCACAGATGCGGATGGCCATCGGCGTTGGTCAGCTCGGCCAGCAGCGGGATCTCACAGTCATCCGACAGCAGCTGACGCTTGGGCGCGGCGTGATAGCCGAGAATCGACAGCAGCGGGGCATTCAGTGCTCGTGCGGCGGCGACACGTGCATTGGCGTCTGCACCGCGAAGGCCTTCCAGCTGCTCGATGTCACGCAGATGCTGGTGGCCGCGACGGCTCAGGGCACTCCACGGCGTGCGAGTGTCGTCCTGGCTGGCCTGTTGTTTCCAGCGTTCCAGCACGTCGGAGATGTTGGATTCGAAGATGTCCGCGAGGTAATGCTCGCTGTAGAACTCGTTTTCGTTGCTGATCCCGGCGTAGGCCATGGTGCTTTCCTTGCCTTGTGCCCGGCGCGAGTGGCCGGGCGCAATATTGAATAGGCGGATGTCGTGTCGTGCTGTCTTGCGTGACTGGCCTGCGCTCTCAGGCCTGGCCTTCGTTCCTGGCTGCGGGCTCGCCCGTCAGGACGGCAGCGACCTGGATGAAGGGCAGCGACTCCAGCATCTGGGTGTCTTCCAGCCAGGCTTCGTAATCGTCGAAGGTACGTTCTATGCCGGCTGTGGCCTCGTCGCGGCGCTGTTGCTTGCGGCCGGCGGCTTCTCGGCTACTTTCCAGTGTCAGGTCCAGCTGGCGATGATGGCGCTTCTTGAGCTCATCCATGGCGCTCATCTGTACGTTGAGGCGCTCATTCAGCTCGTTCTCGCGTACCTTGCGCAGTGCGGAGAGCTGTACACGGGCGCGATCCACCACTGCGGGTAGGGCGGCGGCGAGGGCGCGGGTGTCGCCTTCTATGCCGGGGTTGGGCAGGGCTTCGGGATTCAATTCAAGGCGTTCCAGTGCCTCTTCGAGAGGCTCTGGCGTGCCGGCCTGCCACTTGCCGCCCACATGGGTGGCGGGTACGGCAATCCAGGCTTCCATCAGGCTCTGTCCGCGCTTGTTGGGATAGCCGCCATGCAGAACGAAGAGCGCTTCATCCGTGGCCAATACCGATGGCACTCGCATGACAGGCGCCCTGTGGCGACCGAAGGCATTCAAGACACGTTGACGCAACCACTGCATCACCGGGTGCAGCGGCCATAGATATTGCACGCTCGGCCATGGGCTGTCTTCCTGGCGGGCCAGCGCAAAGTGGCGTTTGAGCGTGTCGATGTCGTCGCTGAGGATGAAGCGATCATGTGCCGGGCGAATCTCGCGTGGCAGCCATTTGAGCTGCTGACGGAGATCCGAAGGAGCGGTCAGCTCGACACGTCGTGCCTTGCGGTCGACCTGCATCTGCAGTGACTGATTGTTGTCGCGCATCTCGGCGTCCAGCCAACGCAGTGCGTGGCCCGCCCAGTGGAGGGTGTCCTCATAGAGGCCGCGCGGTCGTTTGGCCGGAGCAGGGGTGACCGCTTCCGGAGTGAACTGAGCCAGGGTGTCTTCCATGGGGTTGTCCAGGTCGAACAGGCCCTCGAAAAGACTCTGGCCAGCATCACTGGTGGTATCAGCGGCCATGACTTCGGCGACTTTCTCTTCCTGCTCCTGCTGGGTCAGGGCAGTGGCAAACTCGGAAGGGTCACCGATATTGCGGCTGGCCTGGTCATCCTTGTCGATCAGCACTTCCAGTACACGCTGGTCACCGCGTACGCGAGCATTGGTACTCTCGGTGAGCAGGTAACGAATCTGGGGCGTATGGCGCTGGCCGTAACGATCGATACGGCCGTTGCGCTGCTGGAAGACCATCAGCGACCAGGGGATGTCGAAGTGCACCATGCGATGAGCGAGGTGGTGCAGGTTGATCCCCTCGGAGGCAACATCGGAGCACAGTAACAGACGCAGCGGACTGTCGCCGCGATTGAAGCTCTCGACGGTCGCCATCAGATCGCGATCGCTGTCGGTGCCCTTGAGCACTCCGATCTGCTTGGCTTTGAGGCCGCAGTCACGCTCGATATGTTCGCGCAGGAAGTCGAGGGTCTTGAGGCTCTCGGTAAAGATGACGAGGCGGTCATCCTCGGTGCGTGTCCAGCCCAGCCCCCCCTGGCCGGCCTTCTTGCCGATCAGCTCACACAACGCCTGATACTTGCCGAACTTGTCGGGAGTGATCTCCGAGACAATGTCGTGCAGGGTGGTGAGATTCTCGATATCCGCGTTGCGCTCCGGTGTCTGCTCACGCTTGGCTAATGCCTTGAGACGGTTGGCCAGGATACTGGTGCAAGCCGCAGGGCTTGAAAACAGGGCTTTTTCCAGCGTGGTGCGGAAGAGCCCCTGACGACCTTTGCCGTCAAGACTCTGGAAGGGTGTCTCCATCAATAGATCATAGGCACGCTCTTCCAGGGGGCTGGCGGTCGCGTAGTGCTTGTCGATCTCGCGGTCGGGGAATTCACCGAGCTGATCTCGCACGTCCTTCTTGAAGCGGCGGATGACCAGCCCCTTGTCACGGAAGTCCTCGTGGGCGTAATTCGAGGTATCGGCGATGGCGGTGGGGTCCAGCATGTTGACCAGGCTGGCGAAGCTTTCGGCCTTGCCGTCGTGCGGAGTGGCCGACAGCATGATGA comes from bacterium Scap17 and encodes:
- a CDS encoding DEAD/DEAH box helicase, which gives rise to MSQPQYAPGMRLEIRDAEWRLTRMDHSSDGEYVLHCTGLSELVRGREASFLTRLEPNIRVLAPEKTALVDDLSPGFRAGLLNLDTQLRATAPADDAVQLGHMGAMDTLDFQLEPTRQALRQPRQRILIADSVGLGKTLEAGILTSELIHRGRGKRILVLAVKSMLSQFQQEFWNRFTIPLTRLDSVGLARVRRHIPSNHNPFHYYDRAIVSIDTLKQDLEYRHYLEQAYWDIIIIDEAHNVAERGSHSQRARLARLLATRSDTLIMLSATPHDGKAESFASLVNMLDPTAIADTSNYAHEDFRDKGLVIRRFKKDVRDQLGEFPDREIDKHYATASPLEERAYDLLMETPFQSLDGKGRQGLFRTTLEKALFSSPAACTSILANRLKALAKREQTPERNADIENLTTLHDIVSEITPDKFGKYQALCELIGKKAGQGGLGWTRTEDDRLVIFTESLKTLDFLREHIERDCGLKAKQIGVLKGTDSDRDLMATVESFNRGDSPLRLLLCSDVASEGINLHHLAHRMVHFDIPWSLMVFQQRNGRIDRYGQRHTPQIRYLLTESTNARVRGDQRVLEVLIDKDDQASRNIGDPSEFATALTQQEQEEKVAEVMAADTTSDAGQSLFEGLFDLDNPMEDTLAQFTPEAVTPAPAKRPRGLYEDTLHWAGHALRWLDAEMRDNNQSLQMQVDRKARRVELTAPSDLRQQLKWLPREIRPAHDRFILSDDIDTLKRHFALARQEDSPWPSVQYLWPLHPVMQWLRQRVLNAFGRHRAPVMRVPSVLATDEALFVLHGGYPNKRGQSLMEAWIAVPATHVGGKWQAGTPEPLEEALERLELNPEALPNPGIEGDTRALAAALPAVVDRARVQLSALRKVRENELNERLNVQMSAMDELKKRHHRQLDLTLESSREAAGRKQQRRDEATAGIERTFDDYEAWLEDTQMLESLPFIQVAAVLTGEPAARNEGQA